Proteins encoded together in one Cicer arietinum cultivar CDC Frontier isolate Library 1 chromosome 4, Cicar.CDCFrontier_v2.0, whole genome shotgun sequence window:
- the LOC113786371 gene encoding uncharacterized protein has translation MGSNEAFVGVSSTDVIFSSSSSPPPSPENENGRWICGYNTVTHTYHLLPRGNANDTGDVASIRKSVHILEVQSGHHDQPPSPSPSPSPAPINNNDVIMATPIRAVAADDKTTKKEKNKNKDGRIHSLPHKKYGPYTCSECYEVFATSQKFACHVTSSHYKGESEEQRKKRYMSRVRNRSNLQIQKVDDGITVVAAAAAINDDQTIAVDPTPLPIPIKVKSEPQDSS, from the coding sequence ATGGGTTCCAATGAGGCGTTTGTTGGTGTTAGTAGCACCGATGTTATCTTTTCTTCTTCGTCTTCTCCTCCCCCTTCTcccgaaaatgaaaatggaagatgGATTTGTGGCTACAACACAGTTACTCATACATACCACCTTCTTCCTCGAGGCAATGCCAATGACACTGGTGATGTCGCTTCAATTAGAAAATCCGTACATATATTAGAAGTTCAATCCGGTCACCATGATCAACCACCATCACCATCACCGTCGCCGTCACCGGcaccaattaataataatgatgtaaTAATGGCGACTCCAATTCGTGCTGTTGCTGCTGATGATAAGACGACGAAGAAGGAGAAGAATAAGAATAAGGACGGTCGAATCCATAGTCTACCACACAAGAAATATGGACCGTACACGTGTTCAGAGTGCTATGAAGTGTTTGCTACTTCTCAGAAGTTTGCTTGTCACGTGACGTCGAGTCACTACAAGGGAGAAAGTGAAGAACAGAGAAAGAAAAGATATATGTCAAGAGTTCGAAACAGATCTAATCTTCAAATTCAGAAGGTCGATGATGGAATCActgttgttgctgctgctgctgctatCAATGATGATCAGACCATTGCTGTTGATCCTACTCCTCTTCCAATTCCAATCAAAGTAAAATCGGAGCCCCAAGATTCATCATGA